A section of the Campylobacter lanienae NCTC 13004 genome encodes:
- the fumC gene encoding class II fumarate hydratase, translating to MDFRIEKDTMGEIKVPNDKYWGAQTERSLENFKIGKGTMPSEVIEGFAYLKKACAIVNNKLGRLDDVKTKAISQACDEVLAGKLDGNFPLVVWQTGSGTQSNMNLNEVIANRSTEILGEDFRSKKLIHPNDDVNKGQSSNDTYPTAMRIAFVLELQKQLFPAIDKLLATLEAKSKEFANIVKIGRTHLQDATPLTLGQEFSGYAHMLKASKDQILATIPFLEELAIGGTAVGTGLNSHPDFSPMVSEVLNEITKTEFKFKSHPNKFHGLTSHDAEVFLSGALNGLGANLMKIANDIRWLASGPRCGIGEINIPENEPGSSIMPGKVNPTQCEAVTMVAVQVAGNHVSVAMGASQGNFELNVFKPVITHNILESIRLLSDSMVSFNDHCAIGITANEAKIDKLLHESLMLVTALNPHIGYENAAKIAKTAHKNGTTLKEEAINLGLLTAAQFDEWVKPEDMTAPKK from the coding sequence ATGGATTTTCGTATAGAAAAAGACACAATGGGTGAGATCAAGGTGCCTAATGACAAGTATTGGGGAGCTCAAACCGAGAGAAGTTTAGAAAATTTCAAAATCGGCAAAGGCACAATGCCAAGTGAGGTTATAGAGGGTTTTGCCTATCTTAAAAAGGCTTGCGCTATCGTAAATAACAAACTTGGCCGCTTAGATGATGTTAAAACAAAGGCTATTTCTCAAGCTTGCGATGAGGTACTAGCCGGCAAATTAGATGGTAATTTTCCGCTTGTAGTATGGCAAACAGGTAGCGGAACTCAATCAAATATGAATTTAAACGAAGTTATCGCTAACCGCTCTACTGAGATTTTGGGTGAGGATTTTAGAAGTAAAAAGCTAATCCATCCAAATGATGATGTAAATAAAGGTCAAAGCTCAAATGATACTTATCCTACAGCTATGAGAATTGCTTTTGTTTTAGAGCTTCAAAAACAGCTTTTCCCAGCTATTGATAAGCTTTTAGCTACACTTGAAGCAAAGAGCAAAGAGTTTGCTAATATCGTTAAAATCGGTAGAACTCATTTACAAGATGCCACACCTTTAACCTTAGGTCAAGAGTTTAGCGGATATGCTCACATGCTAAAAGCTAGTAAAGATCAAATTCTAGCTACTATTCCATTTTTAGAAGAGCTTGCTATTGGTGGAACAGCTGTAGGAACAGGGCTAAATAGCCATCCAGATTTCAGTCCTATGGTGAGTGAAGTTTTAAATGAGATAACTAAAACTGAGTTTAAATTTAAATCTCATCCAAATAAATTTCACGGCCTTACAAGCCATGATGCTGAAGTATTTTTAAGTGGTGCTTTAAATGGTCTTGGGGCAAATTTAATGAAAATCGCAAATGATATCAGATGGTTAGCAAGTGGCCCAAGATGCGGTATTGGCGAGATAAATATCCCTGAAAACGAGCCAGGAAGCTCTATTATGCCAGGTAAAGTCAATCCTACTCAATGTGAGGCCGTGACCATGGTAGCAGTCCAAGTAGCAGGCAATCATGTAAGCGTAGCAATGGGCGCATCTCAAGGTAATTTTGAGTTAAATGTATTTAAACCAGTTATAACTCACAATATTTTAGAGAGCATTAGATTGCTAAGCGATTCTATGGTTAGCTTTAATGACCATTGCGCTATTGGAATCACCGCAAATGAAGCTAAAATCGATAAACTTCTTCACGAAAGCCTTATGCTTGTAACTGCTCTAAATCCACATATTGGATATGAAAATGCTGCTAAAATAGCTAAAACAGCTCACAAAAATGGCACAACTTTAAAAGAAGAAGCTATAAATTTAGGTCTTTTGACAGCTGCTCAGTTTGATGAGTGGGTAAAACCTGAAGATATGACCGCTCCTAAAAAATAG
- a CDS encoding AzlC family ABC transporter permease, with amino-acid sequence MNLKFKIFQSTIAVMMGYIPLGFAFGLYGASMGFESWVMGLTSVMVYAGSVEFLLIAFIASGANLWGVFFISFMLNFRHFFYTLGLLDEIKKLKFRYYFIYALSDETYALIKSRNDIDDENRDLVFNLTAFLNQIYWVFSVILGSIVGSNLNLDYKGIEFSLAALFGVLSYEVFKRDKNISVALLGFGIGILGLFIFPLHYYLFGSLILAMVILIIFKRRF; translated from the coding sequence ATGAATCTTAAATTTAAAATATTTCAATCCACAATTGCTGTTATGATGGGTTATATACCGCTTGGATTTGCTTTTGGGCTTTATGGCGCTAGCATGGGCTTTGAAAGCTGGGTGATGGGGCTTACTAGTGTTATGGTTTATGCTGGTAGTGTGGAGTTTTTGTTGATTGCTTTTATCGCTAGTGGGGCGAATTTATGGGGTGTGTTTTTTATCTCATTTATGCTAAATTTTAGACATTTTTTCTATACTTTGGGGCTTTTAGATGAGATTAAAAAGCTTAAATTTAGATATTACTTCATCTACGCTTTAAGCGATGAGACCTATGCTTTGATAAAATCACGCAATGATATAGATGATGAAAATCGGGATTTGGTGTTTAATCTAACTGCTTTTTTAAATCAAATTTATTGGGTTTTTAGCGTTATTTTGGGTAGTATTGTAGGCTCAAATTTAAATTTGGATTATAAGGGGATTGAGTTTAGCTTGGCGGCTCTGTTTGGTGTGCTTTCGTATGAGGTTTTTAAACGAGATAAAAATATTAGCGTGGCTTTGCTTGGTTTTGGTATTGGAATTTTGGGGCTTTTTATCTTTCCTTTACACTACTATTTATTTGGTTCATTGATTTTGGCTATGGTGATTTTGATCATATTTAAAAGGCGGTTTTGA
- a CDS encoding AzlD domain-containing protein, with protein MEYLPYILAGCVATLLCRFLPYFLFKKRSNSKMLKYLESRSTLVIMIILMIYAIASMKFDNIWLGMCAVACLLLAITLQIWRRNSLISISVPTILYIYIANFSGL; from the coding sequence ATGGAGTATTTACCATATATTTTGGCTGGTTGCGTGGCGACTTTGCTTTGTAGATTTTTGCCTTATTTTTTGTTTAAAAAGCGAAGTAACTCTAAAATGCTTAAATATTTAGAGAGTAGAAGCACTCTTGTAATTATGATAATTTTGATGATTTATGCTATAGCTAGTATGAAATTTGATAATATCTGGCTTGGTATGTGTGCGGTGGCTTGTCTGCTTTTAGCAATTACTTTACAAATTTGGCGAAGAAATAGCCTAATAAGCATATCTGTGCCTACTATTTTGTATATTTATATAGCTAATTTTAGTGGTTTATAA